Proteins from a genomic interval of Physeter macrocephalus isolate SW-GA chromosome 21, ASM283717v5, whole genome shotgun sequence:
- the HCFC1 gene encoding host cell factor 1 isoform X3 encodes MASAVSPANSPAVLLQPRWKRVVGWSGPVPRPRHGHRAVAIKELIVVFGGGNEGIVDELHVYNTATNQWFIPAVRGDIPPGCAAYGFVCDGTRLLVFGGMVEYGKYSNDLYELQASRWEWKRLKAKTPKNGPPPCPRLGHSFSLVGNKCYLFGGLANDSEDPKNNIPRYLNDLYILELRPGSGVVAWDIPITYGVLPPPRESHTAVVYTEKDNKKSKLVIYGGMSGCRLGDLWTLDIETLTWNKPSLSGVAPLPRSLHSATTIGNKMYVFGGWVPLVMDDVKVATHEKEWKCTNTLACLNLDTMAWETILMDTLEDNIPRARAGHCAVAINTRLYIWSGRDGYRKAWNNQVCCKDLWYLETEKPPPPARVQLVRANTNSLEVSWGAVATADSYLLQLQKYDIPATAATATSPTPNPVPSVPANPPKSPAPAAAAPAVQPLTQVGITLLPQAAATPPTTTTIQVLPTVPGSSISVPAAARTQGVPAVLKVTGPQATTGTPLVTMRPASQAGKAPVTVTSLPAGVRMVVPTQSAQGAVIGSSPQMSGMAALAAAAAATQKIPPSSAPTVLSVPAGTTIVKTVAVTPGTTTLPATVKVASSPVMVSNPATRMLKTAAAQVGTSVSSAANTSTRPIITVHKSGTVTVAQQAQVVTTVVGGVTKTITLVKSPISVPGGSALISNLGKVMSVVQTKPVQTSAVTGQASTGPVTQIIQTKGPLPAGTILKLVTSADGKPTTIITTTQASGAGTKPTILGISSVSPSTTKPGTTTIIKTIPMSAIITQAGATGRGLLQRAGVTSSPGIKSPITIITTKVMTSGTGAPAKIITAVPKIATGHGQQGVTQVVLKGAPGQPGTILRTVPMGGVRLVTPVTVSAVKPAVTTLVVKGTTGVTTLGTVTGTVSTSLAGAGAHSTSASLATPITTLGTIATLSSQVINPTAITVSAAQTTLTAAGGLTTPTITMQPVSQPTQVTLITAPSGVEAQPVHDLPVSILASPTTEQPTATVTIADSGQGDVQPGTVTLVCSNPPCETHETGTTNTATTTVVANLGGHPQPTQVQFVCDRQEAAASLVSSTVGQQNGSVVRVCSNPPCETHDTGTTNTATTATSNMAGQHGCSNPPCETHETGTTSTATTAMSGIGAGQRRDVRFTCVASTVTAVVRVGMAAGAPDGAQGSVKPACQTRQTIATSTTMTVMATGAPCSAGPLFRPSLTLEAGGRGATLVQLGPLSTQVRPGGEGGPLAGLGPLVSVGRQPEAHHAHTTYTATTARSTVGAGEPSEVQGMPALGYESAPGAAVTAKALGALLCSSATVTQVCSNPPCETHETGTTPTPTTATSTGGAGQPEGGQQPPAGRPCETHQTASTGTTMSVSMGALLPDAAPSHRTLESGLEGAAAPAVTAQAGASLLAPFPTQRVCSNPPCETHETGTTHTATTVTSNMSSNQDPPPPASDQGEVESTQGDGVNIPSSSPITTTVSSTLTRAVTTVTQSTPVPGPSVPISSVTETTPGALTSEVPIPATITVTIANTETSDMPFSAVDILQPPEELQASPGPRQQLPPRQLLQPASAPLMGESAEVLSASQAPELQAAVDLSSTGDPSSGQEPASSAVVATVVVQPPPPTQSEVDQLSLPQELMAEAQAGTTTLMVTGLTPEELAVTAAAEAAAQAAATEEAQALAIQAVLQAAQQAVMAGTGEPMDASEAAAAVTQAELSHLSAEGQEGQATSIPIVLTQQELAALVQQQQLQEAQAQQQHPLPTEALAPADSLNDPTIESNCLSELAGAAPSTVALLPSTAAESLAPSNTFVAPQPVVVASPAKLQAAATLTEVANGIESLGVKPDLPPPPSKAPVKKENQWFDVGVIKGTNVMVTHYFLPPDDAAPSDDDSGTVPDYNQLKKQELQPGTAYKFRVAGINACGRGPFSEISAFKTCLPGFPGAPCAIKISKSPDGAHLTWEPPSVTSGKIIEYSVYLAIQSSQSGGEPKSSTPAQLAFMRVYCGPSPSCLVQSSSLSNAHIDYTTKPAIIFRIAARNEKGYGPATQVRWLQETSKDSSGAKPASKRPMSSPEIEERKKKKEVEKEPRGGLSSVL; translated from the exons CGACCAACCAGTGGTTCATCCCGGCCGTGAGAGGGGACATCCCTCCTGGATGTGCAGCCTATGGCTTCGTGTGCGATGGGACTCGCCTGCTGGTATTTGGTGGGATGGTGGAGTACGGCAAATACAGCAATGACCTCTATGAGCTCCAG gcaaGCCGGTGGGAGTGGAAGAGACTCAAAGCAAAGACGCCCAAAAACGGGCCCCCTCCGTGTCCTCGGCTCGGGCACAGCTTCTCCCTTGTGGGCAACAAATGTTACCTATTTGGGGGTCTGGCCAACGATAGCGAGGACCCCAAGAACAACATTCCGAG GTACCTGAATGACTTATACATCCTGGAACTGCGGCCAGGCTCCGGAGTGGTAGCCTGGGACATTCCCATCACTTACGgcgtccttcccccaccccgggAGTCACACACTGCAGTGGTCTACACGGAGAAAGACAACAAGAAGTCCAAGCTGGTGATTTATGGAGGGATGAGTGGCTGCAGGCTGGGGGACCTCTGGACCCTAGATATTG AGACTCTGACGTGGAATAAGCCCAGCCTCAGCGGGGTGGCACCTCTTCCTCGAAGTCTCCACTCGGCTACGACCATAGGAAACAA AATGTACGTGTTTGGTGGCTGGGTGCCTCTCGTCATGGATGACGTCAAAGTGGCCACACACGAGAAGGAGTGGAAGTGTACCAACACACTGGCTTGTCTCAACCTTG ATACCATGGCCTGGGAGACCATCCTGATGGATACGCTGGAGGACAATATTCCCCGGGCCCGCGCCGGCCACTGTGCTGTAGCCATCAACACCCGCCTGTACATTTGGAGTGGGCGTGACGGCTACCGAAAGGCCTGGAACAACCAGGTCTGCTGCAAGGACCTCTGGTACCTGGAAACGG AAAAACCACCGCCCCCGGCCCGGGTACAGCTGGTACGAGCCAACACCAACTCCCTGGAGGTGAGCTGGGGGGCCGTGGCAACAGCCGACAGTTACCTTCTGCAGCTCCAGAAATATGACATTCCTGCCACGGCTGCTACTGCCACCTCCCCTACACCCAATCCAGTCCCGTCTGTACCTGCCAACCCTCCCAAGAGCCCTGCCCCGGCAGCAGCCGCGCCTGCTGTGCAGCCCCTGACCCAAGTAGGCATCACGCTCCTGCCCCAGGCTGCTGCCACGCccccaaccaccaccaccatccaggTCTTGCCGACGGTGCCTGGTAGCTCGATCTCCGTGCCTGCCGCAGCCAGGACTCAAG GCGTCCCTGCTGTTCTCAAAGTGACCGGTCCTCAGGCTACAACAGGAACCCCGTTGGTAACCATGCGACCTGCCAGCCAGGCTGGGAAAGCCCCCGTCACTGTGACCTCGCTTCCCGCAGGCGTGCGAATGGTCGTGCCTACGCAGAGTGCCCAGGGGGCG GTCATCGGCAGCAGCCCGCAGATGAGCGGCATGGCGGCGTTGGCAGCCGCGGCCGCTGCCACCCAGAAGATCCCTCCTTCCTCGGCACCCACGGTGCTGAGTGTCCCGGCCGGCACCACCATCGTCAAAACCGTGGCCGTGACACCTGGcaccaccaccctcccagccACTGTGAAGGTGGCCTCCTCGCCAGTCATG GTGAGCAACCCAGCCACTCGCATGCTGAAGACTGCAGCCGCCCAGGTGGGGACGTCTGTCTCCTCTGCCGCCAACACGTCCACCCGCCCCATCATCACAGTACACAAGTCGGGGACTGTGACGGTGGCCCAGCAGGCACAGGTGGTGACCACAGTGGTGGGTGGGGTCACCAAGACCATCACCCTGGTAAAGAGTCCCATCTCTGTCCCAGGAGGCAGCGCCCTG ATTTCCAACCTGGGCAAAGTGATGTCAGTGGTCCAGACCAAACCAGTTCAGACTTCTGCAGTCACAGGCCAGGCGTCTACAGGCCCGGTGACTCAGATCATCCAG ACCAAAGGGCCCCTGCCGGCCGGGACTATCCTGAAGCTGGTGACGTCAGCAGATGGGAAGCCTACCACCATCATCACTACCACGCAGGCCAGCGGGGCAGGGACTAAGCCCACCATCCTGGGCATCAGCAGCGTGTCCCCCAGCACCACCAAGCCCGGCACGACCACCATCATCAAGACCATTCCCATGTCGGCCATCATCACGCAGGCGGGCGCCACGGGTAGGGGCCTCCTCCAGCGCGCTG GTGTGACCAGCAGTCCCGGCATCAAGTCCcccatcaccattatcaccaccaAGGTTATGACTTCCGGAACTGGAGCCCCAGCCAAAATCATCACTGCCGTTCCCAAAATCGCCACTGGCCACGGGCAGCAAGGAGTGACCCAG GTGGTGCTGAAGGGCGCCCCCGGCCAGCCGGGCACCATCCTCCGCACCGTGCCCATGGGCGGCGTCCGCCTGGTCACCCCCGTTACCGTCTCCGCTGTCAAGCCGGCTGTCACCACGTTGGTCGTGAAGGGAACAACAG gcGTCACGACCCTAGGCACCGTGACAGGCACCGTGTCCACCAGCCTCGCCGGGGCCGGGGCCCACAGCACCAGCGCCTCCCTGGCCACACCCATCACCACCTTGGGCACCATCGCCACCCTCTCGAGCCAGGTGATCAACCCCACTGCCATCACCGTGTCGGCGGCGCAGACCACGCTGACGGCGGCCGGCGGGCTCACCACCCCCACCATCACCATGCAG CCTGTTTCCCAGCCTACCCAGGTGACTCTGATCACAGCGCCCAGCGGGGTCGAGGCCCAGCCTGTGCACGACCTCCCCGTGTCCATTCTGGCCTCGCCTACTACAGAACAGCCCACGGCCACGGTCACCATCGCTGACTCAGGCCAGGGTGACGTGCAGCCCGGCACCGTGACACTGGTGTGCTCCAACCCGCCCTGCGAGACCCACGAGACGGGCACCACCAACACGGCCACCACCACCGTCGTGGCTAATCTCGGGGGGCACCCGCAGCCCACCCAAGTGCAGTTTGTCTGCGACAGACAAGAGGCAGCTGCTTCTCTCGTGAGCTCCACAGTGGGCCAGCAGAACGGCAGCGTGGTTCGCGTCTGTTCCAACCCACCGTGCGAGACCCACGACACAGGCACCACCAACACGGCCACCACCGCCACCTCCAACATGGCTGGGCAGCACGGCTGCTCCAACCCGCCGTGTGAGACCCACGAGACGGGCACCACCAGCACGGCCACCACCGCCATGTCGGGCATCGGAGCCGGGCAGCGGCGAGACGTCCGGTTCACCTGTGTGGCAAGCACCGTGACCGCCGTGGTCCGGGTCGGCATGGCTGCCGGGGCGCCAGATGGAGCCCAGGGCTCGGTCAAGCCCGCGTGCCAAACCCGCCAGACCATCGCGACCAGCACCACCATGACTGTCATGGCCACCGGGGCCCCGTGCTCGGCTGGCCCGCTCTTCAGACCAAGCCTGACCCTGGAGGCTGGTGGCCGTGGCGCCACGCTCGTGCAGTTGGGCCCTCTGAGCACCCAGGTCAGGCCTGGCGGTGAGGGTGGCCCCCTAGCTGGCCTGGGCCCGCTGGTGTCCGTGGGGCGCCAGCCGGAGGCGCATCACGCCCACACGACGTACACCGCCACCACGGCCCGCTCTACCGTGGGTGCCGGGGAACCCAGTGAGGTGCAGGGGATGCCCGCGCTCGGGTACGAGAGCGCGCCCGGCGCCGCTGTGACTGCGAAGGCCCTGGGGGCGCTGCTGTGCTCCTCGGCCACCGTGACGCAGGTCTGCTCCAACCCCCCGTGCGAGACCCACGAGACGGGCACCACCCCTACGCCCACCACCGCCACGTCTACCGGGGGTGCGGGCCAGCCAGAGGGTGGGCAGCAGCCCCCCGCTGGCCGCCCCTGTGAGACGCACCAGACGGCTTCCACCGGTACCACCATGTCAGTCAGCATGGGCGCCCTGCTCCCCGACGCCGCGCCCTCCCACAGAACCCTGGAGTCCGGCTTGGAGGGGGCGGCAGCGCCCGCAGTCACCGCCCAGGCTGGAGCTTCGTTGCTGGCTCCTTTCCCGACGCAGAGGGTGTGCTCCAACCCACCCTGTGAGACCCACGAGACAGGCACCACACACACGGCCACCACCGTCACCTCCAACATGAGTTCCAACCAAG ACCCCCCGCCGCCTGCCAGCGACCAGGGAGAGGTGGAGAGCACCCAGGGCGACGGCGTGAACATCCCCAGTTCCAGTCCTATCACGACAACGGTGTCCTCCACGCTGACACGGGCCGTGACCACTGTGACACAGTCCACACCGGTCCCGGGCCCTTCGGTGCCG ATCTCATCAGTGACCGAGACTACCCCAGGGGCTCTGACCAGCGAAGTCCCCATCCCGGCCACGATAACAGTGACCATAGCCAACACAGAAACTTCTGACATGCCCTTCTCTGCTGTTGACATCCTGCAGCCCCCAGAGGAGCTCCAGGCCTCGCCAGGGCCTCGCCAGCAGCTTCCGCCACGGCAACTCCTGCAGCCTGCCTCCGCACCCCTGATGGGGGAGTCCGCCGAGGTCCTGTCAGCCTCCCAGGCCCCCGAGCTCCAGGCCGCCGTGGATCTGAGCAGTACAGGGGACCCGTCTTCAGGCCAGGAGCCCGCCAGCTCAGCCGTGGTAGCCACTGTGGTGGTCCAGCCACCCCCGCCCACGCAGTCCGAAGTAGACCAGTTGTCACTTCCCCAAGAGCTGATGGCCGAGGCCCAGGCGGGCACCACCACCCTCATGGTAACGGGGCTCACCCCCGAGGAGCTGGCGGTGACTGCCGCCGCTGAAGCGGCCGCCCAGGCCGCGGCCACAGAGGAAGCCCAGGCCCTGGCCATCCAGGCCGTGCTCCAGGCTGCGCAGCAGGCCGTCATGG CAGGCACCGGGGAGCCCATGGACGCGTCGGAGGCGGCGGCCGCCGTGACGCAGGCGGAGCTGAGCCACCTGTCGGCCGAGGGCCAGGAGGGCCAGGCTACCAGCATCCCCATCGTGCTGACGCAGCAGGAGCTGGCCGCCCtggtgcagcagcagcagctccaggaggcgcaggcccagcagcagcaCCCCCTCCCCACGGAGGCGCTGGCCCCTGCCGACAGCCTCAACGACCCGACCATCGAGAGCAACTGCCTCAGCGAGCTGGCCGGGGCTGCGCCCAGCACCGTGGCCCTGCTGCCCTCCACGGCCGCTGAGA GCCTGGCTCCGTCCAACACGTTTGTGGCCCCCCAGCCAGTCGTGGTCGCCAGTCCCGCGAAGCTGCAGGCCGCGGCTACCCTGACGGAAGTGGCCAATGGCATCGAGTCCCTGGGCGTA AAGCCAGACCTGCCACCGCCGCCCAGCAAAGCCCCCGTGAAGAAAGAGAACCAGTGGTTTGACGTGGGGGTCATCAAAGGCACCAACGTGATGGTGACACACTATTTCCTGCCCCCCGATGACGCCGCCCCGTCGGAC GACGACTCGGGCACGGTGCCCGACTATAACCAGCTGAAGAAGCAGGAGCTGCAGCCTGGCACTGCCTATAAGTTCCGCGTTGCCGGGATCAACGCCTGTGGCCGGGGGCCCTTCAGCGAGATCTCCGCCTTTAAGACGTGTCTGCCTGGCTTCCCGGGGGCCCCCTGTGCCATTAAAATCAGCAAA AGTCCGGATGGTGCACACCTCACCTGGGAGCCGCCCTCCGTGACCTCTGGCAAGATCATCGAGTACTCGGTGTACCTGGCCATCCAGAGCTCGCAGTCTGGGGGCGAGCCCAAGAGCTCCACCCCGGCGCAGCTGGCCTTCATGCGGGTGTACTgtgggcccagcccctcctgcctcgTGCAGTCCTCCAGCCTCTCCAACGCCCACATCGACTACACCACCAAACCCGCCATCATCTTCCGCATCGCTGCCCGCAACGAGAAGGGCTACGGCCCAGCCACCCAAGTCAGGTGGTTGCAAG AAACCAGTAAAGACAGCTCTGGCGCCAAGCCGGCCAGCAAGCGGCCCATGTCCTCTCCAGAAAT agaagaaagaaagaaaaagaaagaggtggaGAAGGAACCCCGTGGTGGCCTGAGCAGTGTTCTGTGA